In the genome of Myxococcus stipitatus, one region contains:
- a CDS encoding ArsR/SmtB family transcription factor, whose protein sequence is MSRAEKDDLIFKALADSRRREVLDLLKAAPRTTGDLCAHFEATLDRCTVMQHLKVLERAGLVIAVREGRVRWNYLNATPFKEIHDRWISPYAAEAVNLLSRLKRDLEEED, encoded by the coding sequence ATGTCGAGGGCGGAGAAGGACGACCTCATCTTCAAGGCGCTCGCGGACTCACGGAGGCGGGAGGTGTTGGACCTGCTGAAGGCGGCGCCGCGGACGACGGGAGACTTGTGTGCGCACTTCGAGGCCACGCTGGACCGGTGCACGGTGATGCAGCACCTCAAGGTCCTCGAGCGCGCGGGCCTGGTCATCGCCGTGCGCGAGGGGCGCGTGCGGTGGAACTACCTCAACGCCACGCCGTTCAAGGAGATCCACGACCGGTGGATCTCCCCCTATGCGGCCGAGGCGGTGAACCTGCTGTCCCGCCTGAAGCGCGACCTGGAAGAGGAGGACTGA
- a CDS encoding AAC(3) family N-acetyltransferase: protein MHEVSHARMVEQLQSLGVREGGVLLVHTSFKAVRPVEGGPLGLIGALRAALGPRGTLVMPTMTRGDTVFDPTSTPTEDMGITAELFWRQPGVTRSTHPGGSFAAEGPHAADICRPQPLSPPHGPDSPVGRVHDLGGQILLLGVSHGENTTLHLAEALARVPYSVSHPCVVEVDGVASTVMLAETDHCCSRFPLADGWLRARDLQREGTVGHAHARLCDARAVVDVAVKQLTAEPLTFLCPQDAGCEQCDQARLSIGA from the coding sequence ATGCACGAAGTCAGTCACGCTCGAATGGTGGAGCAGCTCCAGTCGCTGGGGGTCCGCGAGGGCGGCGTGCTCCTGGTCCACACGTCCTTCAAGGCCGTGCGCCCCGTCGAGGGCGGCCCATTGGGGCTCATCGGCGCCTTGCGCGCGGCCCTGGGTCCACGCGGAACCCTGGTCATGCCCACGATGACCCGCGGAGACACTGTCTTCGACCCGACCTCGACCCCCACCGAGGACATGGGCATCACCGCGGAGCTCTTCTGGCGCCAGCCCGGCGTGACACGAAGCACCCACCCGGGAGGCTCCTTCGCCGCCGAGGGCCCTCACGCCGCGGACATCTGCCGTCCCCAGCCGCTCTCGCCGCCCCACGGCCCCGACAGCCCCGTGGGCCGGGTCCACGACCTGGGCGGGCAGATTCTGCTTCTCGGCGTGAGCCACGGAGAGAACACGACCCTCCACCTGGCGGAGGCGCTCGCACGCGTGCCCTACTCCGTCTCCCATCCCTGCGTCGTCGAGGTCGACGGTGTCGCGAGCACGGTGATGCTCGCCGAGACGGACCACTGCTGCTCGCGCTTCCCGCTCGCCGACGGCTGGCTGCGCGCCCGAGACCTCCAACGAGAAGGCACCGTCGGCCACGCCCACGCACGGCTCTGTGACGCGAGGGCGGTGGTGGACGTCGCCGTGAAGCAGCTCACCGCCGAGCCCCTCACCTTCCTGTGCCCCCAGGACGCCGGCTGCGAGCAATGCGACCAGGCGCGCCTGAGCATCGGCGCGTGA
- a CDS encoding chitobiase/beta-hexosaminidase C-terminal domain-containing protein, with product MSRPSSWFRAPGLVGVLALWLVSACGGGSGGPAPDAGGREDAGEREDAGPREDGGHPPVRDTVPPTTAVSPSGGLFKAPTTVTLTCSDVGLGCDVTYYTLDGSSPTTRSPRYTAPLRIETRATLRFFSVDRDGNRENERSAQFVVDVHPPTVSSTPRTGTYGHGLTVSLTCDDGDGSGCAAIYFTSDGTTPSTASTPYASPLSIPDTTRLRFIAVDRAGHVSAEGDERFLVDTQPPVTTASPKWGPYAAPIHLTLSCSDTGSGCARIHYTLDGTRPTRSSPVYERPILIESRTQVGFFSVDEAGNEEPTRSLPYIVDTTPPSTVASPSGGTFNVGTTVYLPCDDGLSGSGCDATYASFARDANAPVPPFQLVVSGSTAVVESGVLRFYSVDRVGHAGAVQMVTFIIDREKPSISAAPRGGTYFTPQMVTLTCADTGGTSCSQRYYTLDGSWPTRQSARYTQPLTLSKTSTLLFFAVDGADNDSDIVREEYTFKSDTSAPTTVATPSGGLFRTEQSVTLSCGDGAGIGCASTRYTLDGSEPTETHGLTYTEPLLLSTTTRLRFRSVDALGHWEAPRQEDYEFDREAPLTRAEPVGGAFDGPLAVRLTCQDTGKGCSETRYTVDGSEPSSSSPRYSQPLLVGQTTTVRFASVDPAGNVEATRRETYVLDASTSASSQISIVRDSTPSPTQPRPIDGAFITFVKPDVGTTPLEPEGFFLQAETAGPALFVEVPLASLNPVPVGGERVRVQVNRLIRSTVFRAGIDPASFTVLGTGYPVKALAQDVSGVVLPTSIPQYSSELVTLRGELVGTYTSDGTGSGFSSIRLATVGVPTGSTYDYRLLFRLPELEQSPELTPGCRVAFTTPLWANGAYAQPTLWKWEQLEAVACASPRVVFAQALSATQVEVRFDRRLDASTVDPSGSQFSIPGLTVTGAAPHGTSEVRLQTTSQVPRARYEVTVSDTVKDRLGARVQEPSNTFDFRGFATPARLRISEIDPSREFGAEGRVELEVLQSGPMTNIALWAGGIERPLATLPDVDVALGDIIVVHLSEVALSGSRLPRSEVAQKDELPRSLYPLAHDAAWDVRGTFSFALPRGDRVLRLKDPFGNLQDGVALIHPSSRVSTFITELYALQDEQQWKPASCGGVRCTSVTSPTSDEISVNMRPLFDSGGGGMSLSRIRVEDSDAMLDWAVRTRSLGLPNF from the coding sequence ATGTCACGGCCTTCGTCCTGGTTCCGAGCCCCCGGGCTCGTTGGAGTCCTCGCGCTGTGGTTGGTGAGTGCGTGTGGCGGTGGGAGCGGAGGACCCGCGCCCGATGCAGGTGGGCGCGAGGATGCGGGTGAGCGTGAAGACGCGGGTCCGCGTGAAGATGGGGGCCACCCTCCGGTCCGGGACACCGTTCCTCCCACGACGGCCGTCTCGCCATCGGGCGGCCTTTTCAAGGCGCCGACCACCGTGACCCTCACGTGCAGCGACGTGGGGCTGGGCTGTGACGTCACCTACTACACGCTGGATGGCAGCTCGCCGACGACCCGCTCGCCTCGCTACACGGCGCCGCTGCGCATCGAGACCCGCGCGACCCTGCGGTTCTTCTCCGTGGACCGCGACGGCAATCGCGAGAACGAGCGTTCGGCGCAATTCGTCGTGGATGTGCACCCGCCCACCGTCTCCTCGACGCCTCGGACGGGCACCTATGGCCATGGCCTCACCGTCTCCTTGACCTGTGATGACGGCGATGGCTCCGGCTGCGCCGCCATCTACTTCACGAGTGATGGAACGACCCCCTCGACCGCCTCGACTCCCTACGCGTCGCCGCTGTCGATTCCCGACACGACACGGCTGCGTTTCATCGCCGTGGACCGGGCGGGCCACGTGTCCGCGGAGGGAGACGAGCGGTTCCTGGTGGACACGCAGCCCCCTGTCACCACGGCCTCTCCGAAGTGGGGCCCGTATGCCGCGCCCATCCATCTGACGCTCTCGTGCAGTGACACAGGCAGCGGCTGCGCTCGCATCCACTACACGCTGGACGGGACGAGGCCGACGAGAAGCTCTCCTGTCTACGAACGGCCCATCCTCATCGAATCCCGGACGCAGGTGGGGTTCTTCTCCGTGGATGAGGCGGGCAACGAGGAGCCCACCCGGTCGCTGCCCTACATCGTCGACACCACGCCGCCCTCGACGGTGGCCTCTCCCTCGGGTGGGACGTTCAACGTCGGGACGACGGTGTACCTGCCGTGTGATGACGGCCTCTCGGGCTCGGGCTGTGACGCCACCTACGCCTCGTTCGCGCGTGACGCGAACGCGCCCGTGCCTCCCTTCCAGTTGGTCGTGTCGGGTTCGACCGCCGTGGTGGAGAGCGGTGTGTTGCGGTTCTACTCGGTGGACAGGGTGGGCCACGCGGGGGCCGTGCAGATGGTGACGTTCATCATCGACCGGGAGAAGCCCTCGATCTCAGCGGCGCCACGGGGGGGCACATACTTCACCCCCCAGATGGTGACGCTGACGTGCGCGGACACAGGGGGCACGAGCTGTTCCCAGCGCTACTACACGCTGGATGGCTCCTGGCCGACGCGACAATCCGCGCGCTACACGCAGCCGCTCACCCTCTCGAAGACCTCGACGCTGCTCTTCTTCGCGGTGGATGGCGCGGACAACGACAGCGACATCGTGCGCGAGGAATACACCTTCAAGTCGGATACCTCGGCGCCCACCACCGTGGCCACGCCCTCGGGCGGATTGTTCCGCACGGAGCAGTCGGTGACGCTGTCCTGCGGCGACGGCGCGGGCATCGGCTGCGCGAGCACGCGATACACGCTCGACGGCTCCGAGCCCACCGAGACCCACGGCCTCACGTACACCGAGCCCCTCCTGCTCTCCACCACCACGCGTCTGCGCTTCCGCTCGGTGGATGCCCTGGGCCATTGGGAAGCGCCGCGCCAGGAGGACTACGAGTTCGACAGGGAGGCCCCGCTGACACGCGCGGAGCCCGTGGGCGGTGCCTTCGATGGACCCCTGGCCGTGCGCCTCACGTGTCAGGACACCGGCAAGGGATGCAGCGAGACGCGCTACACGGTGGATGGCTCGGAGCCCTCGAGCAGCTCTCCGCGCTACTCGCAGCCCCTCCTCGTCGGGCAGACGACGACGGTGCGCTTCGCCTCGGTGGACCCGGCTGGAAACGTGGAGGCCACTCGCCGGGAGACGTACGTCCTGGATGCGAGCACCTCGGCCTCGTCCCAGATTTCCATCGTGCGCGACTCCACGCCGAGCCCCACGCAGCCGCGTCCCATCGACGGTGCCTTCATCACCTTCGTCAAGCCGGACGTGGGGACGACTCCGCTCGAGCCCGAGGGCTTCTTCCTCCAGGCGGAGACGGCCGGCCCCGCGCTGTTCGTGGAGGTCCCCTTGGCGTCGCTCAACCCCGTCCCCGTGGGAGGCGAGCGGGTGCGCGTCCAGGTGAACAGGCTCATCCGGAGCACGGTGTTCCGCGCGGGCATCGACCCCGCGAGCTTCACGGTGCTCGGGACGGGCTACCCCGTGAAGGCGCTGGCGCAGGACGTGAGCGGCGTCGTCCTGCCCACGAGCATCCCGCAGTACTCCTCCGAGCTCGTCACCCTCCGCGGAGAGCTCGTCGGCACGTACACGAGCGACGGAACGGGGAGTGGGTTCTCGTCCATCCGGCTCGCGACGGTGGGCGTGCCCACGGGCTCCACGTATGACTATCGGCTGCTGTTCCGCCTGCCGGAGCTGGAGCAGAGCCCCGAGCTGACCCCAGGTTGCCGGGTGGCCTTCACCACGCCGCTGTGGGCGAATGGCGCGTATGCGCAGCCCACGCTCTGGAAGTGGGAGCAGCTGGAGGCAGTCGCATGTGCCTCGCCCCGCGTGGTGTTCGCGCAGGCGCTGTCGGCCACGCAGGTGGAGGTGCGCTTCGACCGGCGGCTCGATGCGAGCACCGTGGACCCCTCCGGCAGCCAGTTCAGCATTCCGGGCCTCACCGTCACCGGCGCGGCGCCTCATGGGACGTCCGAGGTGCGCCTGCAGACGACGTCACAGGTGCCGCGCGCGCGGTACGAAGTGACGGTCTCGGACACGGTGAAGGACCGGCTGGGGGCTCGGGTGCAGGAGCCGTCGAACACGTTCGACTTCCGAGGCTTCGCCACGCCCGCGCGGCTGCGCATCTCGGAGATCGACCCCAGCCGGGAGTTCGGCGCGGAGGGCCGCGTGGAGCTGGAGGTGCTCCAGTCGGGCCCCATGACGAACATCGCGCTGTGGGCGGGCGGCATCGAGCGGCCCCTTGCCACGCTCCCCGATGTGGACGTGGCGCTGGGGGACATCATCGTCGTGCACCTCTCGGAGGTCGCGCTCAGCGGAAGCAGGCTGCCGCGCTCCGAGGTCGCCCAGAAGGACGAGCTGCCCAGGAGCCTCTATCCGCTCGCGCACGATGCGGCGTGGGACGTGCGAGGCACCTTCTCCTTCGCGCTCCCCCGAGGGGACCGGGTGCTGCGGCTGAAGGACCCGTTCGGAAACCTCCAGGATGGCGTTGCGCTCATCCACCCCAGCTCGCGTGTCTCCACCTTCATCACCGAGCTCTACGCCCTCCAGGATGAGCAGCAGTGGAAGCCCGCATCGTGTGGCGGAGTCCGCTGCACCTCCGTGACGAGCCCCACGTCCGACGAAATCAGCGTCAACATGCGGCCGCTGTTCGACTCGGGCGGCGGCGGCATGTCCCTGAGCCGCATTCGCGTGGAGGACAGCGACGCCATGCTGGACTGGGCCGTGCGGACCCGCTCCCTGGGCCTCCCCAACTTCTAG
- a CDS encoding SRPBCC domain-containing protein: MEPKFQVQLKIQKPVSEVFDGVVNPRKLSGYFVKTASAPLVSGTTVKWSFTEAPDAFDVVVREVTKDERITLEWEAAEGGYNTLIEMNFKPIDAGNTLVQIRESGWKPDEKGFKSSYDNCGGWMHMMTCLKAYLEHGINLREGGAY; this comes from the coding sequence ATGGAGCCCAAGTTCCAGGTGCAGTTGAAGATCCAGAAGCCGGTGTCGGAGGTCTTCGACGGCGTCGTGAATCCGCGCAAGCTCAGCGGCTACTTCGTGAAGACGGCCAGCGCGCCGCTGGTGTCGGGCACCACGGTGAAGTGGAGCTTCACGGAGGCTCCGGACGCGTTCGACGTCGTCGTCCGCGAGGTGACGAAGGACGAGCGCATCACCCTGGAGTGGGAGGCCGCGGAGGGCGGCTACAACACCCTCATCGAGATGAACTTCAAGCCCATCGATGCCGGCAACACGCTGGTGCAGATTCGCGAGTCGGGCTGGAAGCCGGACGAGAAGGGCTTCAAGTCGTCGTACGACAACTGTGGGGGCTGGATGCACATGATGACGTGCCTCAAGGCGTACCTCGAGCACGGCATCAACCTGCGCGAGGGCGGCGCCTACTGA
- a CDS encoding YihY/virulence factor BrkB family protein, with amino-acid sequence MVLPGKGMAWKEFFKLLKEEWKRDDVSNVAGALTFRAILALFPFLLFLVSLAGVIIDPNQAQVLIQELGKVAPKEVTSILGQRIESLASSNPVGLLTVGGVGAIWAASGGIVALMDALNTAYGVNETRPVWKLRLIAVGTTLMAAVVTILAALAAVVAPALAGKLPGPAATVVLWLRLPVAGLLMMFLWAVLYYVLPDTRNRFRFITPGSVVGVVIWVAASWAFSKYVANFGKYDVSYGAIGGVIVLLLWMWLSSQVLLLGAEINAILEQRSAQVESKPRPAEARAEEGGAKLSRTPLAAAAKWATGLGLGVFFLRRSSGR; translated from the coding sequence ATGGTCTTGCCGGGCAAAGGCATGGCGTGGAAGGAGTTCTTCAAGCTTCTGAAGGAGGAGTGGAAGCGCGACGACGTGAGCAACGTCGCGGGGGCTTTGACGTTCCGCGCCATCCTCGCGCTGTTCCCCTTCCTGCTGTTCCTGGTGTCGCTGGCGGGCGTCATCATCGACCCGAACCAGGCCCAGGTGCTCATCCAGGAGCTGGGCAAGGTGGCTCCCAAGGAAGTGACGAGCATCCTGGGGCAGCGCATCGAGTCGCTGGCGAGCAGCAACCCGGTGGGTCTGCTGACGGTGGGTGGCGTGGGCGCCATCTGGGCAGCCTCCGGTGGAATCGTCGCTTTGATGGACGCGCTGAACACGGCCTACGGCGTGAATGAAACGCGGCCGGTGTGGAAACTTCGACTCATCGCGGTGGGCACGACGCTGATGGCCGCGGTGGTGACCATCCTGGCGGCGCTGGCGGCGGTGGTGGCGCCCGCCCTGGCCGGCAAGCTGCCGGGGCCCGCGGCCACGGTGGTGCTGTGGCTGCGCCTGCCCGTGGCGGGCCTGCTGATGATGTTCCTGTGGGCCGTCCTGTATTACGTGCTGCCCGATACCCGGAACCGCTTCCGCTTCATCACCCCCGGCTCCGTGGTGGGGGTGGTCATCTGGGTGGCGGCGTCCTGGGCCTTCTCCAAGTACGTGGCCAACTTCGGCAAGTACGACGTGAGCTATGGCGCCATCGGCGGCGTCATCGTGTTGCTGTTGTGGATGTGGTTGTCTTCACAGGTCCTCCTCCTGGGGGCGGAAATCAACGCCATCCTCGAGCAGCGCTCGGCCCAGGTGGAGTCGAAGCCCCGTCCGGCGGAGGCGCGCGCGGAGGAGGGTGGGGCGAAGCTCTCCCGGACGCCGCTGGCCGCCGCCGCGAAGTGGGCCACGGGGCTGGGATTGGGTGTATTCTTCCTGAGGCGCAGCTCCGGCCGTTGA
- a CDS encoding LLM class flavin-dependent oxidoreductase — MIPFSVLDLSPIRQGSNAGEALRSTLDLAQHVERWGYQRFWLAEHHNMTGIASAATAVVIGHVAQGTSTIRVGAGGIMLPNHSPLVIAEQFGTLESLHPGRIDLGLGRAPGTDGRTAMALRRSHVDTSDTFPQDVVELQAYFQEPTSQQAVRAVPGMGLKVPLWLLGSSLFSAQLAAAMGLPFAFASHFAPQQMMQALHLYRTQFRPSEVLQKPYAMLGVNVFTADTEAQAQRLFTSLLQAFINLRRGRPGQLPPPVDSMDGLITEYELAQVETMLACSFVGAPEQVGEGLRSFIAETKPDELMVTSQIFDHSARLRSYELLSQVHARLSA; from the coding sequence ATGATTCCCTTCTCCGTTCTCGACCTCTCTCCCATCCGCCAGGGCAGCAACGCGGGGGAGGCTCTGCGCTCGACGCTGGACCTGGCTCAACATGTCGAGCGGTGGGGCTACCAGCGCTTCTGGCTCGCCGAGCACCACAACATGACGGGCATCGCCAGCGCGGCCACGGCGGTGGTCATCGGCCATGTCGCGCAAGGGACCTCCACCATTCGCGTGGGCGCAGGGGGCATCATGCTCCCCAACCACTCGCCGCTCGTCATCGCCGAGCAGTTCGGCACGCTCGAGTCGCTGCATCCCGGGCGCATCGACCTGGGACTGGGGCGTGCTCCCGGCACGGATGGCCGTACGGCCATGGCGCTGCGGCGCAGCCACGTGGATACGTCCGATACGTTTCCCCAGGACGTCGTGGAGCTGCAGGCGTACTTCCAGGAGCCCACGTCGCAGCAGGCCGTGCGCGCCGTGCCCGGCATGGGGCTCAAGGTGCCGCTGTGGCTCCTGGGGTCCAGCCTCTTCAGCGCGCAGCTCGCCGCGGCCATGGGGTTGCCGTTCGCGTTCGCCTCGCACTTCGCGCCGCAGCAGATGATGCAGGCGTTGCACCTGTATCGCACCCAGTTCCGGCCGTCCGAGGTGCTCCAGAAGCCCTACGCGATGCTGGGCGTCAACGTCTTCACCGCCGACACGGAGGCCCAGGCGCAGCGCCTGTTCACCTCGTTGCTGCAAGCCTTCATCAACCTGCGACGCGGACGCCCGGGGCAGCTCCCTCCACCCGTGGACAGCATGGATGGGCTCATCACCGAGTACGAGCTGGCGCAGGTGGAGACGATGCTGGCGTGCTCCTTCGTCGGAGCGCCCGAGCAGGTCGGGGAGGGACTGCGCTCCTTCATCGCGGAGACGAAGCCCGACGAGCTGATGGTCACCTCGCAGATCTTCGACCACTCCGCGCGGCTGCGCTCCTACGAGCTGCTCTCGCAGGTGCATGCCCGGCTGTCGGCCTGA
- a CDS encoding PEGA domain-containing protein yields the protein MLVASLLSVSLALMASATPGAASEARTEAPTETLWLVQPMYPGQDALVQRAETGITGLLPADVKPRQVVGAKALATHLQGRSGDLGCLAGGARCREPLGTYLASLGLERVVLVRVGQDDAGYRFRAVSIRSESGARAEAETSNPSFDRALAGVLVKFLSLNALVEAVTQPAGATVFIDGVKVGVTPYATEVLPGEHTFRFELASHLPREETRVVASREQVKLSPALEKVPARLVVKVLPEGSAILVDGSVVGKDTVDQGIQPGKRTLRLTQEGYEPHEVEADIAPGATYTLERELKPTSMQAFKLAMRRRQAATMARQSYLEASYEFASLTSDKLTAQPVNTDNGVGDVRGTGVRSPGSRQLRGLGLEYGRYGQYFGVMLVGATWYSTGDVWTMGVNVPPGAQASPGMTGLTQVDTKVQVLSLRALQPQLRYVLGPVSFAIQAGLDMRGALAKEQDDGSGFSPHFKDGLYALDLHVSGQATARIFVYEGLYASVAYQRGFSLLGKLAGTSNFRGGVGYAF from the coding sequence ATGCTCGTTGCCTCTCTGCTGAGTGTCAGTCTGGCGCTCATGGCCAGTGCGACACCTGGCGCCGCCTCGGAGGCTCGCACCGAGGCTCCGACCGAGACGCTCTGGCTCGTTCAACCCATGTACCCCGGCCAGGACGCCCTGGTGCAGCGGGCCGAGACAGGCATCACGGGGCTGCTGCCCGCGGACGTGAAGCCTCGGCAGGTGGTGGGCGCGAAGGCCCTGGCCACGCACCTCCAGGGACGCAGCGGCGACCTGGGCTGCCTGGCCGGTGGCGCCCGGTGTCGGGAGCCGCTGGGGACGTACCTGGCCTCGCTCGGGCTGGAGCGCGTGGTGCTGGTGCGGGTGGGCCAGGATGACGCGGGCTATCGCTTCCGCGCGGTGAGCATTCGTTCAGAGAGTGGCGCTCGCGCGGAGGCGGAGACCAGCAATCCCTCCTTCGACCGGGCCCTGGCGGGCGTGCTGGTGAAGTTCCTGTCGCTCAACGCCCTGGTGGAGGCGGTGACGCAGCCCGCGGGCGCCACGGTGTTCATCGACGGAGTGAAGGTCGGTGTGACGCCCTACGCCACGGAGGTGCTGCCGGGAGAGCACACGTTCCGGTTCGAGCTGGCGTCGCATCTGCCGCGCGAGGAGACGCGGGTGGTCGCCTCGCGGGAGCAGGTGAAGCTGAGCCCCGCGCTGGAGAAGGTGCCCGCGCGGCTGGTGGTGAAGGTGCTGCCGGAGGGCTCGGCCATCCTCGTGGATGGCTCGGTGGTGGGGAAGGACACGGTGGACCAGGGCATCCAGCCCGGGAAGCGGACGCTGCGGCTCACGCAGGAAGGCTACGAGCCGCACGAAGTCGAGGCGGACATCGCGCCCGGCGCGACGTACACGCTGGAGCGGGAGCTGAAGCCCACATCGATGCAGGCCTTCAAGCTGGCCATGCGGCGGCGCCAGGCGGCCACCATGGCGAGGCAGAGCTACCTGGAGGCGTCGTATGAGTTCGCGAGCCTCACCTCCGACAAGCTCACCGCGCAGCCGGTCAACACGGACAACGGCGTGGGCGACGTGCGCGGCACGGGCGTGCGGTCTCCAGGCTCGCGGCAGCTGCGAGGACTGGGACTCGAGTACGGGCGGTATGGCCAGTACTTCGGCGTGATGCTGGTGGGGGCGACCTGGTACTCGACGGGGGATGTCTGGACCATGGGCGTCAACGTGCCGCCGGGCGCGCAGGCGTCTCCCGGGATGACGGGCCTCACGCAGGTCGACACGAAGGTGCAGGTGCTGTCGCTGCGCGCGCTCCAGCCCCAGCTTCGCTACGTGCTGGGCCCCGTGTCGTTCGCCATCCAGGCGGGCCTGGACATGCGCGGGGCGCTCGCGAAGGAGCAGGACGACGGCTCGGGCTTCTCGCCTCACTTCAAGGACGGCCTCTACGCGCTGGACCTGCACGTGTCCGGACAGGCCACCGCGCGCATCTTCGTCTACGAGGGTCTCTACGCGTCCGTGGCCTACCAGCGGGGCTTCTCCCTGCTGGGCAAGCTGGCCGGGACGAGCAACTTCCGGGGAGGGGTGGGTTATGCGTTCTGA
- a CDS encoding serine/threonine-protein kinase, whose protein sequence is MSLFICQRCEAQHDTWTGACPGCGGTELLTVTQRVDRMLGRTVAGRYRIVKKLGQGGMGSVYLAEQVGIGQQVAMKFLHSGLSLDLDVTRRFLNEAKSYARVGHPNAVNLHDFGQDEEGNLYISMEYVEGDDLKRLLANVGRLSAHEAGDIILQVADVLAYAHGRGVVHRDLKPENIMVRQGLRGWHVKVLDFGIARIADSATRLTAQGAVAGTPRYMSPEQAQGQDVDSRADIYAVGVVLFELLTGVQPFDGTSVADIMQRQVNQPTPRLGDVAAELDLPALDAVIQKATAKKRVERYATMEAFASDLSNALPTLIGRPPISGVNPVVKMGTSGNVASGTLIYGDGTEDTMLRGAAEAPTELASVNTGRMTPVPSVEDSPSIDRTEQLPVTPVPAPPERAGFDKTAHAMSPYTPAKQNRTGWVMGLSIAGMLIAAGLGVVTVRGGAKDQPVPTPVAEPPKPVPSPPPPRPAEPPRPEPESARPPAPEAVAEDAAALARKQEKALDRLIEIGDDFNDGELSKASEKLALARSLGLDVVEPKLAELGTRIEDASKRLARARAREDEGNCADAITLYRALKKDYPQLADAQRGITRCRQMLPPDVSE, encoded by the coding sequence ATGTCCCTGTTCATCTGTCAGCGATGCGAGGCGCAGCACGACACCTGGACGGGCGCCTGTCCGGGCTGTGGAGGCACGGAGCTGCTCACCGTGACCCAGCGGGTGGACCGGATGCTGGGCCGCACGGTGGCGGGGCGGTATCGCATCGTCAAGAAGCTGGGCCAGGGCGGCATGGGCTCCGTGTACCTCGCGGAGCAGGTGGGCATCGGGCAGCAGGTCGCGATGAAGTTCCTGCACAGCGGCCTGTCGCTGGACCTGGATGTCACGCGGCGCTTCCTCAACGAGGCGAAGAGCTACGCGCGGGTGGGCCACCCCAACGCGGTGAACCTGCACGACTTCGGGCAGGACGAGGAGGGCAACCTCTACATCTCCATGGAGTACGTGGAGGGCGATGACCTCAAGCGCCTGCTCGCGAACGTGGGCCGGCTGAGCGCACACGAGGCCGGGGACATCATCCTCCAGGTGGCGGACGTGCTCGCGTATGCACACGGGCGCGGCGTGGTGCACCGGGACCTCAAGCCCGAGAACATCATGGTCCGGCAGGGCCTGCGCGGCTGGCACGTCAAGGTGCTGGACTTCGGCATCGCCCGCATCGCGGACAGCGCCACGCGGCTGACGGCGCAGGGCGCGGTGGCGGGGACGCCTCGGTACATGTCGCCCGAGCAGGCGCAGGGCCAGGACGTGGACTCACGCGCGGATATCTACGCGGTGGGCGTGGTGCTCTTCGAGCTGCTCACGGGCGTGCAGCCGTTCGACGGAACCAGCGTCGCGGACATCATGCAGCGGCAGGTGAATCAGCCCACGCCTCGGCTGGGAGACGTGGCGGCGGAGCTGGACCTGCCCGCGCTCGACGCGGTCATCCAGAAGGCCACCGCGAAGAAGCGCGTGGAGCGCTACGCGACGATGGAGGCGTTCGCCTCGGACCTGAGCAACGCGCTGCCCACGCTCATCGGGCGGCCGCCCATCAGCGGCGTCAACCCCGTGGTGAAGATGGGCACGAGCGGCAACGTGGCCTCGGGCACGCTCATCTACGGCGATGGCACCGAGGACACGATGTTGCGGGGGGCCGCGGAGGCGCCGACCGAGCTGGCCAGCGTCAACACGGGACGAATGACGCCGGTGCCCTCCGTGGAGGACAGCCCGTCCATCGACAGGACCGAGCAGCTTCCCGTCACCCCCGTGCCGGCACCGCCCGAGCGAGCGGGGTTCGACAAGACCGCTCACGCGATGTCGCCCTACACGCCCGCGAAGCAGAACCGCACGGGCTGGGTGATGGGCTTGAGCATCGCGGGGATGTTGATTGCCGCGGGGCTCGGCGTGGTGACGGTCCGAGGTGGCGCGAAGGACCAGCCAGTCCCCACGCCCGTCGCGGAGCCCCCCAAGCCGGTGCCATCCCCTCCCCCGCCACGGCCCGCGGAGCCGCCCCGTCCCGAGCCCGAGAGCGCCAGGCCACCCGCGCCCGAGGCAGTCGCGGAGGACGCCGCCGCGCTGGCGCGGAAGCAAGAGAAGGCGCTGGATCGGCTCATCGAGATTGGCGACGACTTCAACGATGGGGAGCTGTCCAAGGCCTCGGAGAAGCTGGCGCTCGCGCGGAGCCTGGGACTGGATGTGGTCGAGCCCAAGCTCGCGGAGCTCGGCACCCGAATCGAGGATGCCTCCAAGCGGCTGGCGCGGGCTCGCGCGCGTGAGGACGAGGGCAACTGCGCGGACGCCATCACGCTCTACCGCGCATTGAAGAAGGACTATCCGCAGCTCGCCGATGCCCAGCGCGGCATCACCCGGTGTCGGCAGATGCTGCCGCCCGACGTGTCGGAGTAG